One genomic region from Pecten maximus chromosome 5, xPecMax1.1, whole genome shotgun sequence encodes:
- the LOC117328505 gene encoding ATP-dependent DNA helicase Q1-like yields the protein MPQKRDFKYWLQKNHADSSEIAIYLQDLTRILQSNEEDFDDTVQLRTDWMDEMIGCDWRTEFPTCLEFAKAKLKLDYDLKDKQIDTLRNVFIGSDCVSVLPTGYGKSVIFQLLPFLLQRKRQLQTPAIVIVVTPLSSIMEDQVYSLRDKGIKACFLNIDGKHASTYTDDKVSDDDDDDDDDSCDIKLPKSVSMNDIKRGNYNLIYAHPETLINSKTCSSILRSSVYQANVGAVVIDEVHMITEWGENFRPAFKKLGETTCIFPEAAHLALTATATPKKINELCKILQYQQPQVVTVNPDRPNIFLNIEKRLPNLHKFEKLDKIIEPIADGLKTQLGIFPVTIVYMESLEALSYCYQYISYCLQELQYSGEQLPENRIFGQYHKDYTDDMKRHIVTELTKENPKIRLVLATVALGMGLNAPSISQIIHCRPPTTIECYMQEIGRAGRNGQPASALLYYNNSDISKARKGMSDEMINYCKNETSCSRTFLVQYFGFEQVLFNKSPVECCSNCKKLIWD from the exons ATGCCGCAGAAAAG AGACTTTAAATACTGGTTACAAAAGAATCACGCAGATAGTTCTGAGATAGCTATTTATTTACAAGATTTAACTAGAATTCTTCAGTCAAACGAGGAAGACTTTGACGACACAGTCCAACTTCGCACAG ATTGGATGGATGAGATGATTGGCTGTGACTGGAGAACAG AATTTCCCACGTGTTTGGAGTTCGCAAAAGCGAAACTGAAACTAGATTACGATCTGAAGGATAAACAGATAGATACACTCAGAAACGTGTTTATCGGGTCAGATTGCGTGTCTGTACTTCCCACGGGCTATGGGAAAAGCGTCATCTTTCAGTTGTTGCCGTTTTTGTTGCAACGGAAACGTCAACTGCAAACACCAGCGATCGTTATAGTTGTAACCCCTTTAAGCTCCATCATGGAAGATCAGGTGTACAGTTTAAGAGACAAGGGTATCAAAGCATgctttttaaatattgatggAAAACATGCGTCTACATACACTGATGACAAAGTTagtgatgacgatgatgatgatgacgatgattcATGTGATATAAAGTTGCCTAAGTCTGTGTCCATGAATGACATCAAGAGAGGaaattataatttgatatacgCACATCCGGAGACGTTAATCAATAGTAAGACATGTTCCTCTATTCTCCGATCTTCCGTGTACCAGGCAAACGTGGGGGCAGTTGTAATCGACGAGGTACATATGATTACAGAATG GGGAGAGAATTTCAGACCCGCTTTTAAAAAACTGGGTGAAACAACATGCATTTTCCCAGAGGCTGCACACCTGGCACTTACCGCCACAGCAACACCAAAGAAAATAAACGAactatgtaaaatattacaataccaGCAGCCTCAGGTGGTCACTGTCAATCCCGACAGACCAAAcatctttttaaatattgaaaaaaggcTACCAAATCTCcacaaatttgaaaaattggACAAAATAATTGAACCTATTGCCGACGGACTGAAGACTCAATTAGGAATCTTTCCTGTAACAATTGTGTATATGGAGAGCTTAGAAGCTCTCAGTTACTGTTATCAGTATATATCGTACTGCCTTCAGGAGTTACAATACAGTGGTGAACAACTTCCTGAGAACCGGATCTTCGGTCAGTACCACAAAGACTACACTGACGATATGAAAAGACACATAGTCACTGAACTTACAAAGGAAAATCCTAAAATTAGACTCGTTCTGGCCACAGTTGCATTAGGTATGGGTTTAAATGCACCGTCAATATCACAGATCATTCACTGTAGACCACCAACTACCATTGAATGCTATATGCAGGAAATCGGCCGTGCTGGGAGAAATGGTCAGCCAGCTAGTGCCCTTCTTTACTACAACAACAGTGACATTTCAAAGGCTCGAAAAGGCATGTCTGACGAAATGATAAACTATTGTAAAAATGAAACCTCATGTTCTCGTACATTTTTGGTGCAGTATTTTGGGTTTGAACAAGTGCTTTTCAACAAATCACCTGTTGAATGTTGTTCAAACTGTAAAAAGCTGATATGGGACTGA